CCCTACGAGGTTCTTGTTACTTGCAAAACTCCGATTTGTAGCTTTCACCACTGACTGTCGTCCTCCGCCATCCTTCAGCAGGCAAGGACCGATGTTTCCTTGCAGACTCATAGGGAAGCTTAGCCGATTGGGTTTTGACCGTAAATTGTGTCATTCTGGTATACCTGATTATCAAGTCCATGATGTCTACCATCTGTTACATAGTTAATCTTTTCCAACTTCAGGTGTCTATTAAAGTGTAAGCACTGAAATGAAGCCAGGGTCTGGCTCTTTTGGAGTTCAGATTTCTCGCAGACTCTAGTGGAGAGGAATTAAGATTTAGAGGATATTGTGAGTGTACTAAATTTCATTTAGCTTCTGGATGAATAGAAGAATGGTTTTAAGTGTTAGGAAATTACCTTAATCTTAACTCTTACCCCTGGGTCCTCTTAGTTTGTGTCTAATACTTAGTTGGTCACCAAAGTCTCTAAAAGTATCGAGCATgtacattttccccattttaaagagACAAACAGGTTTTGCAGAGTGATGtatatttcacttttcttctctttgacaAATGTATATCTACATACTTGGTATGGAGCAGATGCTTACAGTATCATGCTTTCAGGACAATAGTGACAATGCATTAAGCTCACTTCTCAGGTGAGGGAAGAACTATGTTAGAGTCCTCTGGCCCCACAAGCAGCAAGTCGCCAAGGGTCCCTTTGGGTCactgtgcatgtgtgttaagtcacttctctctgcttctgacgtctgactctgtgtgaccctgtggacagtagccctccagcttcctcagcccatgggattctccaggcaagaatactggagtgggttgccatgccctcctccaggggatcttcccgacccagggattgaacttgcgtcttttacatctcctgcattagcaggcaggctctttaccactaacacctacagggaagccctgggttaaAATAGGACCTCTTTTTTCTTTGGGTTAGGATACCCTGTAGGATGAGATCTTTTAGAGTAATAGTGGCTTTCTCTTAAGTGCAGtacttcctgttttcattttgtaaaggCAGTGTGATTAGATATATCCAGCCTCACTTGTGTGTGTACTGTAATTTATTATGAGGTACATTGAAAACAGATTGGAGAATGAGTAAATGATTACATTCAGTGATTTGTGGTCAATTGCCACATCTAAAAACAGATACTTTAATGTGCTTTTCAAAAATTCACTTCCTGACTTAATTGTTGCTTAGTCCTGACTTAGTTGTTCCTTAACAACAAGGAAAGGAACAGTTCAGGACTAAATTTTACACGATCAATCCGTCTGTTTAATTTCTGGAATATCTTTGAACATGTCCCTACCTAGTCACCCCAGGATTTTTCTCAGAGTTTGAGTATATTCAAAACAAGTGAATTGTTGTGATTATTCTTGTTAATTACAGCTTTTATCTTACTATTCTTATCTTTTACACATCTCATTTAGTTTTTACAATTACCCTATGAAGTAAGTGTGGCATATAACACAGATATGGACACacatagatatacatacacacacagatgcacacaaaCACAATGTACTTATATCCTATTTTTATCTATATTAcctaataatatatttttgattttgtatacatatacatgcactaTACCATATACTGtatcaagaaatatatatatatattctgtgtgtgttttacatattctgttttatatatatatatatatatatgtaaaacccAAAGCTCTAcctttaagtaacttgcctagcATTGCTGGATTAGTAGGCAGTGCAATCAAAATTGAAATCCAAGATTGTCACTTCAAATGCAGAATTTTTGTGATATATGGTCCTCAGAAGCAGCATCTGGTAAACCTGGGGAAAACACTCCCaggacttctttttttctgatttagttTGTCACTGCAAGTGATATTTATCTCCTGATGATCTGGTTACTCCCAGAGTACTTGAGGTTGTGATGGCTTTTGTTTAACCACTACTTGCTGCACTAGGATATTGTTCAAAAGGAAGATCCTCCTGTAGCCACAGTTcagtacttgattttttttttacttaaaaaacctAAATCAAAATCAGTTACTGACCAGAACATAtaacattttccctttattttagattttcttcccTTTGTATGTGATGGATGTTCAGGAGTATTTTGGTAAGTTAAGGTTGTATGCAGGATTTGGCAGTAATTTTATTGTTTACAATATgagatttatttctaaaaagCAGAATGATTTAAAATAGTTTGTACTTTAGCCATTGATATTTGATATTCACTAGAATAATCAcctgagaaaaaaatagattagtCATAGGCTCTGGTTACTTATGCATATATGTGGCTAGTCTTTAAACTTTCTATAGTTATGTGTGTGACTTTTATGTAAAAGTTATGTATATTAATCACAAGGAGAGAATATATCCATAATATAaagaatatgatttttaaaatccaattatgattattagtttttatttttattaatagaatgaaaagagCCCAtcctatatatttcttaaatcGGGTACTTTGTGCGTACATTACATGCAATGTAAAACCTGGGAACAAATAAGAATTTTGGATGTAATTTCAATTAAACTTTCAAGTATCaggcatttaatttatttaatagagCACTGAAAGAATAAGTTCTTTTCAGATAGTAGTTCAGAAAGActtattagaaagaaataaaaatagtacatATTTTTAAGTCATTCAGAACTAGAATACTCCTTTGACATATTATTATTGgttatttttgagaaataaaaggaatcaaaagaGTCTGTATTTTCACGCAccttaaaacaaagtaaaaaggaaattgaGAGGTGAATAATTTGTACTCACATTGAATTTGAACAGTAGTTGGGTTTTAAAACTTTTGAGACTACAGGTGCTCTgtcttttatttgtcttttcagCTTATTCTTATATGCAGAGTTGTTAATGTGGTGTGAGTGTAATTAATCTTAAGGATCTAACCATTAAATAGCTCAAATTTCTGCAGTTATCTTTAAGTACATTATTtgattacatttaaataaatacttttctttgttgttatttaagCCTTGAACACAGGAGCAGAGAGTCCCATAGCTGTCCTGAGGTATGTTAGTATCTCCTAGTGAAATGTGTTTGTATTTCAGAATTTGATTCTGTGTATCTATTTATCTTGGTTGTGctgtgtcttcgttgctgctcacggccttctctagttgcagagaacgGGGCTTCCTCTCCAattgcagagtgtgggctctaggcACCGGGATTCAGTGGGTGCGGCGTTCAGACTCgggcttgtgggcttcagtaactgtgaCTCCTGGGCCGCAGAACGTGCAGGccagtagctgtggcccacgagcttcagttgctccatggcaggtgggatctttctggaccaaggatcgaacacatgtcccctgcactggcagacgaaCTGCTGTCCACTGtattaccagggaagtcttgattTAATTTAGTACCAGGGTACTGCAGATTAAAATTTGGCATACTAAATTGATTTATAAGAGActgttactttatattttttctcaatttgctttaaaaataaactcgTCTACTtggtatttataaatttttattcttataattttctttatactGCCGTTCTGTGTGGGTAGCCCACTTTTAGCTTCAGGCTCTGTATTTATAACTATGTAATGGAATTGACATCCTCATCATATGCTGCCTCCAGTTTGCTTCACTGTTGTGTTCGTTTTCACTGGTGCCTGGGGTTAGGATTCTGTGGTAATAAATTGTGCTGACTCCATCAGCCTTAGATCATCAGGAGCAAACTTGTAGTCCATCAAAGTCCCTACCATAATTCTGCCCACatcaagatattaaaaagacCTGTTAGATAAAAGCCAAAATACCATCTTTGTGACTGGTAAAGAATAAGTTGAATGATGAAGCTTAATGTAGAGCCAAAAAGATCTTCAAAGAAAATCCAGAATTCAGTGGGTTTGCCACCTGTCACAGCAGTGTTGCACCAGGTTAGGCCTcctaggaaataaagaaaaagctgagcctaattaattttcttgaatttgtaATCAGAGAAGTTGCTCCACCTCCTTTGGGTCAGAGATCAGCAGGAAGTTAAACTGAATTCACTCCATTTGGAAAGAAGCATTTGCCTCCCATTTTGCAATTAATATTTATTCCTTCCCACCATTTACCAGACACTTTGCCAAGAATTTTTACCTCTGTTCTctcaattataaaaattaagattaaatgagcttCAGTCAAAATCTGGCCCTCTGAAGTTTTGGTGATttgagggaaataaaaattaattaacataTTGGTATTATTCAGGATTAACTGGAGAGAAATACTCAGAGTCATATAGTAAACAGTATTTCTCATGTAGCTTATAAAtctctgtgctttcttttttcttgtgatatGATTTGCTTTCTATGAATGTCTCATAGAATGTCTCTCAGTTAGATCTTAATtaaatagtgaaataaaaatcttcTACCTTTAGACCATtgaaacaaatttggaaaaatggTTAAGAAATTAATTCCAATGAGATGTAACTCTATTTTTATAGAGGATACCCTTTGTTCATGGATTTCAAGCAATTACCATTGACCCTTGAGTGAtacaggtttgaactgtgtgtGTCCCCTCAAACGTGGAtcttttttattctctaaatATGTGCTGCACAAAGCATTGAACCTGCAGACACAGAACTGCAGATTTGGAAAGCTACCTGTGAAGACAGACTTGGATTTTTAACAGTGTAGAGAGTTTGTACCCTAAGTCCtgagttgttcaagggtcaactgagTTCATTTAATTCTAGAAATCTGGTTACTTAGTACTCAAAATAGCCTAAGTgatcggatttttttttttttaatttcataaaatctTTTTCCTCTGGTATAATATTTGCTAGTAATACagtaggtggcactagtggcaaagaatctgcctgacaatgcagaagatgtaagaggtgtgggttctatccctgggttaggaagattctctggagaaggaaatggcaatttacttcagtaatcttgcccagGAAGTCCattggacaggagcctggcaatccacagtccctgaggttgcaaagactGGAACcagctgagcatacacacaaagAGTATTGTATCATTGTGAAAACTGTTTTTAACTGTATcatggaaaaatataattttaagtgttcttttacatatatttaagcCTCTAAAATCAGTGTGGAAAGTGGATATGACTTGTCATTTGAGGAGTGATGGGCTGATTTCCTCGTCTGTGAAAGTCactctagtcatgtctgactctgcgaccccgtggtctatatacagtccatagaattctccaggccaggatactggagtgggtagcctttcccttctccaggggatctttccaacccagggatcaaacccaggtctcccacattgcaggcagattctttaccagctgagccacagggaagcccaagaatactggagtgggtagcctttcccttctccaggggatcttcccgacccaggaatccaactggggtttcctgcattgcaggaggactcttcaccaactgagctattattGGTACCTTGTGTAGTATGTTACAAAGTAGAAGACTAAACTTAGGGAAAATGACAGAGTAGTCATTTTAACCTGACTTAGAAGATAAACACACTACAGTagggaaattttgaaaatgtagAGCAGTCAGCACAGTAATCATTCTGCACACAATTATTATAATCTATGCAAGATTGTGTGGGTTGCTTTTATAAGTTGAAGCAAAAATGCTCTGGATATCTAGAATAGATTTGTTGATTTGCTTTTAATGTGAAATATGATGCCATGCCCCCCTTCTCCCTTTTCAGGTGACTGTCCTCAACAAGAGAACGAAGTCAGACACCCATACATCTCACCCATGCTCTTTCAGGGAGTGTGCTGAGAGAGAGCTTGTGCCCATCATGTGTCCTTACTGTGAGAAGAACTTCTGCCTGAGGTGACCCCTATGACTGTTCAAACTGTGTATCTGTTTAAGTCACATGCAAGCACATGAACCATTGTCACTCTTTTGTTGCTCGCAGACACCGTCATCAGTCAGATCACAACTGTGAAAAACTGGAAATCCCTAGGCCTCGTATGGCTGCCTCTCAGAAACTCGTCAAAGATGTTATTGGCAAGTATCTGGACAGCGTGTCTGATGTCTGCTCACTGCTGTGTACTCGTGAGTCCCGAGCCCTGCTTGTGTCAGCTTGCCAGTCATGGGAGGTGTCAGCCGCCCCGATGGTTATAACTTGCTGTAGATGTTGAGGACAttcttgtgacagtgtttttcaCAAGTCTTACCTAGCAAATGGGGATTTGGAAATTCCATAGAAATATCTGGCAGGTATTCTCTTTTGCTGGACCACTTGTATCAGCTGGTTAACCATCTTGGCTAGAAATTACATTCATGAGGCTTAAGTAGTGGTTTACATTCTTCAAGACTAAAGTTAGGATtttactggtggtccagtgattaagaatccacctgccaatgcaggggacacgggtttaatccctgatgcgagaagaccccacgtgctgtggggcagctaaggcCGTGTGCCCTGGAGTCCATGTTCCTCAAGAGAAGCCTGAACACCGCACCTAGGGAGGAGCCTCAGTCGCCACGACGAGAGAAAGCCCGCGTGCAGCAGTgaaaactcagcacagccaaaaataaataagtaaaatttaaattaaaaaataaaaggtaaaatgattaaaaaaaaaaactttaaaaaaatgagagagaaagattccttttaaaaaaaaagaccaaaaaaaaagaccgAAGTTTAAGCCTAGTCAGCTGTCCTGTGAATGCTGCTGATAATCTGAACGTATGTGGAAAGAATATCTGTGACGTTGACCAGTCTCACTGCCAACATACTcaactgaattttcattttatattaagaatagtgatttaaattaaattctattAATTAAGTAAAAATCTTCTGCAACACCTCTCTGCAGAAGTGCTAGTGATTGCTTTGGATTAAATAGATTTAAGTTGGAAAGCACATATAACTTAAGTATTTTAATGTGTGGCTCACTTACATCCACTCAGTGGTAATGCTCCATTGTTCTTGTAAATATATCTAAAAAATGAATGTGGTCTCCATATATCTCTAGTATATGTAATTTATGTACGTTTCAAGGCCACAGTTAGTAataataaaactttgaaaaatgtgCAAGTTCCTATTTGCTTATATCCTTATGCTTGCTTCTTAGATTCCAAGACAGGAGAGACAGCAAGTAAACGACGGAAAGGTGCAAAAAATAGTGAAACAGCTGCAAAGGTAGCActgatgaaattaaagatgcatgCTGCTGGAGATAAGTCATTGCCACAGGTTGGTTTTAGATATTTAGGAAACAAAAAAGTTCCAGATACAGTTGGAGCCCCCTTTGTATGCTTCCCTTTCATTAGTAACAACAAAACCTGAACTCGATATGTATCATTTCAAATATTACAAGGTATAAGCCTGCGTAAATAATAGTCTTACGAGTTTCTTTTACGTTATAGAAATGGCGGAAAGCCACATGTATCCTTCTTCAGCTTTTTTCTCTTACCCTTAGTATCATTTGTTTAAACATATATCCGTGCTGATATGTTCAGTCTCTTGCATTCATTCTGATAGCTCACATTTTTCTATAGTATGTATATTCCACAGCTTATCTATTCTCTTGGTGAACACGATTCAGATTTCTTTTCCAAGTTGTTTGTTGTTATAAACAGTTCAACAGTGAGCACCCTGTGTACACAGGGGAACATTTCTCTAAGGCAGTTTCTTTCAAACCCCATATTATCACCTGTATTTTCTGTAACCACCCAGTACCTATATACCCACATACACACCTTAACACAGCTCCAGTAAGTGAGATCTAGCCTTATAAGGATGTGTATCTACTctgatattttttattctatttaaagaCTGTTGACTTTATAGCCCCTGCAGGATTGAGACCATTAAAATGAAACATGCTATTCCAGGGAACATACCTAGAAATAGAAAACTGGAGAATGGAGTTTGCTCATCTTTGGCTTTATTAGATATCGTCCGTATTTTGTTGTCAGTAATTGTACTGATTTGTCTCCTTGCAGCGTCTGAGTTTCCTGCCAGTGTTGGGCGTTCTTCATTATCACCAGTCTGACAGATTGAAACGGTGCATCACCGAGGTTTACAGTCGACTTTCCCGGTGATTAGTGAGGCTTAGCTACCCTGCATACGTTTATTGGCTCTTTGACTTTCTCTTCTGAATTATTTGTTCACATCCTTTGTGCATGCATATCGTCTGCTAGGTTGTTTGGAACTTTTAAAAAGGTTTATAAGAGTCTGTATATTCTAAGTTCTGATCTTTTCTTGATTAAATATGTTACACGTATCTTCTCTCAGTCTATAGCTTGTGTTTACTTTGGTTTTGATCTTTTTAGTGATccagactttttaaattttaatgcatTCATATCTATtaatgatttctttaggattgtaattcttaaaatgagttttttacttacattttcctttaaaagttttattgcatttttttgttGAGCTTTTTATTCCATCTGGAACTTAATTGTAAGTAAGTAGAGGTAGAGATTTATTCCTCCCCCTCTCACCCAGCGGGTTACTGATTGTCACAACATAAGAAAGTGAAGAGTTCATCCTTGTAATGTCGCTTCTGTTACACACCAGATTGTTCTGCATATGTGGGACTGGTCTGGGGCTCTCAGTTCTGTTCCTTTGGTCTGTCTCTCTGCATCAATATCGTTCTGTGTTAATCGTAGTAGCTTTTACAGTAGTAACTAGGACAAGGCTGTCCACCTCATTCTTGACTTCCAACTGTGTCTATTCTTGGccatttattcttttgtaaaaattttagGATCACTTCATCTTGTTCTGTGAAATGgtgattttgatagaaattgtgCTCAATTTTAAGTAAGACAGTGGAcatctttaaaatttcattcttcctttttatcTCCATAGTCTATCCCAACTTATTTAGGTCTGTATTTATGTCTTTAAATAACATTCTATAATGCCTACCATACACATGTAGGGGTCTTaagttttttctttggctcttaTAATTTTTGCTGCCATTATAAATGgtaacttttttaaattaacattttcctAATTTGGTTATTGCTGGTTGTTGTATAATGTCTTTCTATCTAGCAAATAAACTCTAATAGTTCCCATATTTTTTCCTGTCTAGTTTTCCATGCAGTCACATCTTCTGCAAATGATAATTTTGtgtggtatttgtttttattttcaaattttcttctctattactcttcctcctcctcattatTCTTTGTGTTACTGTATTGGTTGAAACCTCCACAACAATGTTAGATAATGTAAGTGATAGCAGGGGTCTCCATCTTGTTTCTGACTTCAGttcaaataattctaaagtttCATCACTAAATATTACATTTGCTATAGATTTTTTGATAGTAGCCTTCCATGGGTTAACAATATTTTTCTGTCCCTAGGAATTTATATCAGGAATGGGTATtaaatattgctataatttttTCCTCCATCTAGTAAGATGATTATATAgtggtttttttccttattaatgTAATAAATTACATTGATCATCTTCTGTTGTGAATCACCCACATATTCTTAGATAAACCACTTGACTctggtatttaatttttttaaaatgtattgctaAACTGTTCACTAATATATTACTTACTGTTTTGTCCTGACATTAGTAGCAAAAAAAATTAGTTGAGTAGCTTTcccttttctgttctttgaaaTAGATACATATTGTCCTTGAAGGTTTGGTAATAGTTGTTAAAACCTTCAGATTTGTTGCCTTTTGTAGGGGGAGAATTTTGAATACTAATTAATGTGTTAAGTAGTTCTTTGGTTTATTTGGATAATCTATGTCTTCTGAAATATATGTTGggaaataacatttttcttaaaaatttctgtttaataCAGATTTTTCAGCTTATTGTTATGTTCCCAAATCTCTGTTGTGTCTTTCACTAgtcattcttaatatttttcaattGTACTTTGATTTCCCCTTGAACGGACTTGCTAGAGGTTTGTGTTTACTTCTTTAATTGGCATTTTAGTTTTTTCAAAGAatcatgttttggttttcttgacttctctattgtttctttgctttctgctttactgattttgttgttatattattgtttcctttttctgctttgtttagATTGTCTCTGATGTTGTTTTTCTAACTTCTCACACTGAATGGTGAGCTTACTCTTTCATCCTACTTATTTGGGTGTTTTTTTCTAGCGGaggtgactttattttgggtttcctttgtggcactagtggtaaagactccacctgccactgtaggagacataagagatgtgggttcgatccctgggtcaggaagatcccctgaaggagagtgtggcaacccactccagtattcttgcctgggaaattccatggacagaggagcctagtgggctacagtctatggggtcacaaagagttggacgtgactgagtgacttagcccACATGCATGCAACTTTAATACAATTTCTAACACAGAAAAGTTCTAGACTAGTACAAAGAGTTTTTTCATACTGGTTACCCAGATGTTCCAATTACTTACATTTTGCCCTATTCGTTATTTAATATGCAGTCATTCTGTTTgtccatatgtatatgtgtgtgtgtgcttactaATTTTTGGCCAGCTTGATCTATCAGGTTCTGAAACAGATGGTATTCAATAAAAtctctcacattttttttcctataattctaATAGTTTTGCTGAGTTCTATATTATCAGGTACATTTAGTTTTTTCATCATTATGTCTTCAGTATGAATTTTTTGCCTTAAATCTATTTTGATTTATGATGATGTTTCACTGCCTTTCTTTTGGTGAATAGTTACTACTATGTGTGTATTCCTTTGTATTCAacttttctgtattgttttatttttagggtGTTTCTTATAAGCTGTATGTAGCtggactttgtttttttaatccaatctGATAATATCTCTCTTTCATAGGTGAGTTgaacccatttatatttattatgatcACAAGCATTTCAATATATTTGTTCTATCTTatgttttttttctgatcatCCTTTTGCtgttactatttctttctttccagtcatCTTTTGTATTGATTGAATTTTCTATATTCTCTTCTATTCTGCTGGTCTAGAAACCATTGATTATAaacttcttttaataatttttttaatgtttcttttttgaagcattccttatttttaagtt
Above is a genomic segment from Odocoileus virginianus isolate 20LAN1187 ecotype Illinois chromosome 15, Ovbor_1.2, whole genome shotgun sequence containing:
- the ZFAND1 gene encoding AN1-type zinc finger protein 1 isoform X3 gives rise to the protein MAELNVGRHCQVERCRRLDFLPFVCDGCSGVFCLEHRSRESHSCPEVTVLNKRTKSDTHTSHPCSFRECAERELVPIMCPYCEKNFCLRHRHQSDHNCEKLEIPRPRMAASQKLVKDVIDSKTGETASKRRKGAKNSETAAKVALMKLKMHAAGDKSLPQRLSFLPVLGVLHYHQSDRLKRCITEVYSRLSRVFLISCM
- the ZFAND1 gene encoding AN1-type zinc finger protein 1 isoform X1; translation: MAELNVGRHCQVERCRRLDFLPFVCDGCSGVFCLEHRSRESHSCPEVTVLNKRTKSDTHTSHPCSFRECAERELVPIMCPYCEKNFCLRHRHQSDHNCEKLEIPRPRMAASQKLVKDVIDSKTGETASKRRKGAKNSETAAKVALMKLKMHAAGDKSLPQMERIYFQVFLPKGSKEKRKAMFFCRGWSVGKATDFAASLASLKNDNNRLTAKKLRLCHSVSGEALPLDHILETWIAKEDCPLYNGGNIILEYLSDEDQFLKNVDSYLE
- the ZFAND1 gene encoding AN1-type zinc finger protein 1 isoform X2; its protein translation is MAELNVGRHCQVERCRRLDFLPFVCDGCSGVFCLEHRSRESHSCPEVTVLNKRTKSDTHTSHPCSFRECAERELVPIMCPYCEKNFCLRHRHQSDHNCEKLEIPRPRMAASQKLVKDVIDSKTGETASKRRKGAKNSETAAKVALMKLKMHAAGDKSLPQRLSFLPVLGVLHYHQSDRLKRCITEVYSRLSRWKEFTFRFSYLRGAKRRGKPCSFAEDGVSERPQTSQLL